CATGTCGGTCAATATTTACAAGTATGTTATCTAGTTCAGAAGATAAATTGTATTCAATAGAAATATTGTGCAAAAAGACTTCGCTAGCGAGTAATTGTTGAATATATTCCTGTAAAAACGTATTGATAGGAAATGGTTCCCTTTTAAATTCATGTGCTTTTGAGATAGATAAAAACTTTGTAATAATGCTATTGGCCCGGTCTAATTCAGGGATTAGCAAGTTTTCAAATAATTTTTTATTAGAAGAAGAGACGCTTTCCTGTAAAAATTGTAAATATCCACGTACTGTTGTAAGAGGATTACGAACTTCATGAGCAATACCTGCTGCAATTCGGCCAGCTAAAGCAAATTTTTCTGCATCACGTTCTGTATTTAAATAATGAAAGACACTGATAATGCGAAAAATTTCTCCATTATAATCACGAATGATTCTGTTGTTTATAATACCATAGTTTTTATCTAGAACTTCCTCATTATATATTTCAGTTTCAGTCTTTAATGTTTCGATAGCTTTAATTTTTTCCACGGGCAAGTTTAACAATTCTTGAATAGGTCTACCTATTATAGAACTTCGCACTACACCAAAGTCATCTGCTGCAGCTTGATTACACAATGTAATGATACCTTGATTATTAATAAAAGTGACATGATGTGAAAAGGCGTCAAAAATATGAACAAAATGCTTTTCTAGCTGTTCAAATAAAAATAAGGAATCACAAGTAAGCTTAAAGATAGGATTCTTATCTTCTTTTTGTATAGGCCAGATAGAATGAGATGTTTTTGTTTTTTCTATTTGTAAACCAAACTGCGGGTTTCTATATGTGAAATGATGTGGTAATTGGTTTACTAATTCTTCGTAAAAACGCACTTTATTTTCCAATTCTTTTATTTGATTTTCATGAGATAAAATAGTATCCTCTTGAAGCATATATAAATAACTCCTTAATTTAAAAATTCTTCCATCTAGTATATCATATTTTTATAAAAAGACTCTTTCATAAAGGTACCCTTTATAAAACTACTTGAATTAAACTTTGAGGGATGGCTAGAATGAAATTAATGAGAATATGAGAAGGGAGGAATTCATTTGCTTTCCATTGGATTAACAGGATGGGGAGATCATGATTCGTTATATGCAGATTCCTATGAAAATAGAAATAAATTACGAACGTATAGCGAGTATTTTCCGATTGTAGAAGTGGATAGTTCATTTTATGCGATGCAACCAGTCCGGAATTATATAAAATGGGCGAGTGAAACACCAAAAAACTTTTCTTTTATTGTAAAGGCATACCAAGGAATGACAGGACATATGCAAGGGGAAATCCCATTTTCAAACATTGATGAAATG
The DNA window shown above is from Bacillus clarus and carries:
- a CDS encoding ATP-binding protein — protein: MLQEDTILSHENQIKELENKVRFYEELVNQLPHHFTYRNPQFGLQIEKTKTSHSIWPIQKEDKNPIFKLTCDSLFLFEQLEKHFVHIFDAFSHHVTFINNQGIITLCNQAAADDFGVVRSSIIGRPIQELLNLPVEKIKAIETLKTETEIYNEEVLDKNYGIINNRIIRDYNGEIFRIISVFHYLNTERDAEKFALAGRIAAGIAHEVRNPLTTVRGYLQFLQESVSSSNKKLFENLLIPELDRANSIITKFLSISKAHEFKREPFPINTFLQEYIQQLLASEVFLHNISIEYNLSSELDNILVNIDRHELVQVFLNLFQNAVDAQGATPLSIQITSHRLDNFARITFQDNGTGIPPAIQEYIFDPFFSTKDSGTGLGLSVTKKIIQNHNGTLKVSSDKNGTTFIISIPLSQKKIKL